A window of the Nitrosococcus wardiae genome harbors these coding sequences:
- a CDS encoding Slp family lipoprotein, which produces MSQIPSLIRQPLLENPSLHAVREDIAYYRGSEVRWGGAIARIQHQKETTVIEIIAQELGAEGRPKETDLSPGRFLVRIDGFLDPTFYRAGRDITVYGTVAEGVTSRSGEPLFPLVQVKTYYLWRPRDYPPSYYPYPYWKPRGYY; this is translated from the coding sequence GTGAGCCAAATCCCGTCCCTTATCCGGCAGCCGCTGCTGGAAAATCCTAGCCTCCACGCTGTTCGAGAGGACATCGCCTATTACCGGGGTAGTGAAGTGCGGTGGGGTGGCGCGATTGCTCGTATTCAGCACCAAAAAGAGACTACCGTAATAGAGATCATTGCCCAAGAACTCGGGGCTGAAGGTCGGCCTAAAGAGACGGATCTCAGTCCAGGACGGTTTTTAGTCCGCATAGACGGTTTCCTGGACCCCACCTTTTATCGGGCAGGGCGGGACATCACCGTTTATGGCACTGTTGCGGAGGGGGTAACTAGCCGAAGCGGGGAGCCCCTGTTTCCCCTGGTGCAGGTAAAAACTTACTACCTTTGGAGACCCAGAGATTATCCGCCTTCTTATTACCCTTATCCTTACTGGAAACCTAGAGGTTACTATTAA
- a CDS encoding PepSY domain-containing protein has product MHIVNRITLSFLFGLLGLLSVSQLSAGQEEQEEFHEAKELQAAESIVPLEELIRKAQQKYSGRILEIEFEDWEEEKGELKQVEGKNEHIYEIEILDEQGRVHGLVYDAQTGEFLGQHLESEEKEGKD; this is encoded by the coding sequence ATGCATATAGTCAACCGGATTACTCTGAGCTTCCTTTTTGGTCTATTAGGTCTGCTTAGTGTTAGCCAGCTCAGCGCCGGCCAAGAGGAACAGGAGGAGTTTCATGAAGCCAAGGAACTGCAGGCCGCAGAAAGCATTGTTCCGTTGGAAGAGCTGATCCGTAAGGCTCAGCAGAAGTATTCGGGCCGTATTCTGGAGATCGAGTTTGAGGACTGGGAAGAGGAAAAAGGAGAATTAAAGCAGGTCGAAGGAAAAAATGAACATATCTATGAGATCGAGATCCTCGATGAGCAAGGCCGGGTTCACGGTCTGGTCTACGATGCCCAGACGGGGGAATTCCTTGGCCAACACTTGGAGAGCGAGGAGAAAGAAGGCAAAGACTAG